GCCAGAACTTCTACGACTGCACCTACACCATCCACCGCGGCCTGGCCGGGCTGTACGTCTCCGACCCGCGGTGGACGACCACGTACGAGAACCTCACCCCGGGCCTCGCGCAGTGGCTGCACGACGCCATCCTCGCCAACGCGGACCGGCACGAGGCCTGACGGAACCGCTACGCGACCCCGTGGCCGAAGCCGCGCCGGTAGGCCGTCGGGGAGGTGCGCATCACGCGGCCGAAGTGGTGACGGAACGTCGCCGCGCTCTCGAAGCCGACCGCGGCGGCGATCTCCTCGACCGTCCCCTCCGGGGACTCCAGCAACGGGAGACTGGCCGCGATGCGCTGGGTGACGACCCAGCGCATCGGGCTGGTCCCGTTGCGGGCCGTGAAGTGCCGCAGGTACGAGCGGTCGGACATCCGCGCGGACCGGGCCAGCGCCGAAATGGTCAGCGGCGACGACAGGTTGGCCATCGCCCACTGCATGCTGCGGGCGATCCCGTCGTCCTCCTCCTCGACCGGCCGCACCGCCGCCTCGATGAACTGGGCCTGCCCGCCGTCCCGGTGCGGCGGCACCACGAACCGGCGGGCGACGCTGTTGGCCACCTTGGCGCCGTGATCCCGGCGCACCAGGTGCAGGCACAGGTCGATCCCGGCCGCGCTGCCAGCGCTGGTGAGCACGTCCCCGTCGTCCACGTACAGCACGTCCGGATTGACCCGCACCCGCGGGTACCGCTGCTGGAGCAGTTCGGCGTACCGCCAGTGGGTGGTCGCCTCCCGGCCGTCCAGCAGCCCGGCGGCGGCCAGGGCGAAGGCGCCCCCGCAGATCGAGACGATCCGGGCGCCGCGCTCGTGCGCCGTCCGCAGCGCGGCCACCAGCCCCGGCGAGACCCCCACGCCGCCGAGCGCGTTCGGCACCCCGGGGACCACCACGGTGTCGGCCGCCGCCAGCTCGTCGAGCCCGTG
The nucleotide sequence above comes from Streptomyces kaniharaensis. Encoded proteins:
- a CDS encoding helix-turn-helix domain-containing protein, giving the protein MAPFELGVVVEVFGLARPELTGLLAAPWYGLKVCADRPGTALDAVGGFAMVARHGLDELAAADTVVVPGVPNALGGVGVSPGLVAALRTAHERGARIVSICGGAFALAAAGLLDGREATTHWRYAELLQQRYPRVRVNPDVLYVDDGDVLTSAGSAAGIDLCLHLVRRDHGAKVANSVARRFVVPPHRDGGQAQFIEAAVRPVEEEDDGIARSMQWAMANLSSPLTISALARSARMSDRSYLRHFTARNGTSPMRWVVTQRIAASLPLLESPEGTVEEIAAAVGFESAATFRHHFGRVMRTSPTAYRRGFGHGVA